The proteins below are encoded in one region of Tindallia magadiensis:
- a CDS encoding DUF192 domain-containing protein, translating into MVVKEAKSFFQRFIGLMGKKEMNSEGLLFRNCAAVHTCFMKFTICIVFLDENDKVLDYQTLPPWKVSKIVEGTKHILETQWQEEKAKEIVGQVIQMEVC; encoded by the coding sequence ATGGTAGTAAAAGAAGCAAAGTCATTTTTTCAAAGGTTTATAGGGCTTATGGGGAAGAAAGAAATGAATTCTGAGGGCCTTTTGTTTAGAAATTGCGCTGCAGTTCATACCTGTTTTATGAAGTTTACTATTTGCATTGTGTTTTTAGATGAAAATGATAAAGTTTTAGATTACCAAACGTTACCGCCTTGGAAAGTTAGCAAGATTGTTGAAGGAACCAAACATATATTAGAGACTCAGTGGCAAGAAGAAAAAGCAAAGGAGATTGTAGGTCAAGTAATCCAAATGGAGGTGTGCTAA
- a CDS encoding type II secretion system F family protein, which translates to MEYGLVKVIGVISFLVFFFSMMKGKESRQKRFHRRMMEIKDGNRTNHQHGKDEMEKSFKERFLLPLALGIIKAVSLVTPIKESTHQELEKKLAKADIRMNPRDYRSMNIVIILGLGILFMQFASDGGQRFFYFLIGLFVGYIYRRWGLEKAITKRKDSIKGQLPETIDLLGVCVVAGLSFDQALAYIIERAEGPLIYEFSVVRREIMLGKRRKEALLAMSERCEVDEVRNLINAIIQADALGISLQNVLDTQSKTIREVYKQEMEERAGKIPIKILLPMVAFIFPVIFIILLGPAVPLMKAAFQ; encoded by the coding sequence GTGGAATATGGATTAGTGAAAGTAATAGGTGTTATTAGTTTTTTGGTATTTTTTTTCTCGATGATGAAAGGAAAAGAAAGTCGTCAAAAGCGGTTCCATAGGAGAATGATGGAGATTAAAGACGGGAACCGAACAAATCATCAACATGGAAAAGATGAAATGGAGAAGAGCTTTAAGGAGCGTTTTTTACTACCTCTTGCCTTGGGAATTATTAAAGCAGTGAGCCTGGTAACGCCGATTAAAGAGAGCACGCATCAGGAGTTGGAGAAGAAACTGGCAAAAGCGGATATAAGAATGAATCCTAGAGATTATCGGTCGATGAATATTGTTATTATTTTAGGCCTAGGGATTTTGTTTATGCAATTTGCAAGTGACGGGGGGCAACGTTTCTTTTACTTCTTGATAGGATTGTTTGTTGGCTATATTTACAGAAGATGGGGACTTGAAAAAGCCATCACAAAAAGGAAGGACTCCATTAAAGGGCAGCTACCAGAAACCATCGATTTGTTGGGAGTTTGCGTGGTGGCGGGACTTAGTTTTGACCAGGCGCTGGCCTATATCATTGAAAGAGCGGAAGGACCACTAATTTATGAATTTAGTGTTGTAAGAAGAGAGATTATGCTTGGAAAACGCCGAAAAGAAGCATTGCTGGCGATGAGTGAACGTTGTGAAGTTGATGAGGTTAGAAACTTGATCAATGCGATCATACAAGCCGATGCACTGGGAATTTCTTTGCAAAATGTGTTAGATACCCAATCTAAAACCATTCGGGAAGTTTATAAACAGGAAATGGAGGAAAGGGCCGGGAAAATACCTATAAAAATACTATTGCCAATGGTAGCTTTTATATTTCCAGTCATCTTCATTATACTATTAGGTCCAGCTGTACCACTAATGAAGGCGGCATTTCAATAA
- a CDS encoding type II secretion system F family protein, translating into MTKILIALLLAFLVYIAVDALIKIVYWRVLNFNQRRTEIQKQNLLGYQGHYSTNKKKKQRLPVPEQIRIALIRAGIQLKPEEFLSLWIGLAVLVSFLMILMRVKVATAGIILLCTLLVPPIVVSIKSKKRREKFSEQLKDALMVLSNSLRAGFTFEQAISSVSYDLPDPIGTEFKQVFREIELGDSMGAALDRMAERMESKDLEMVNVAVAIQKKVGGNLATILDNISETLRERMLMKKKINALTAQGRMSGIIITLLPIFLLLVITVINPDYMAPMWTTTYGHVLLSIALVLEIIGYVVIRKMIDIKL; encoded by the coding sequence ATGACAAAAATATTGATTGCCTTATTATTAGCCTTTTTAGTGTATATTGCTGTGGATGCATTGATAAAAATTGTATATTGGCGTGTATTAAATTTTAATCAGCGACGTACTGAAATACAAAAGCAGAATTTGCTAGGGTATCAAGGTCATTACTCTACAAATAAGAAGAAGAAGCAAAGATTGCCCGTGCCAGAACAAATAAGGATAGCTTTAATTCGCGCTGGAATACAGTTAAAGCCAGAAGAATTCTTAAGTTTATGGATTGGGCTGGCAGTGTTGGTCAGCTTCCTTATGATACTAATGAGAGTAAAGGTGGCAACGGCAGGCATTATATTACTGTGCACACTGCTAGTTCCACCAATTGTTGTAAGCATTAAGAGCAAAAAACGAAGAGAAAAGTTTAGTGAGCAGCTTAAAGATGCGTTAATGGTATTGTCGAACAGTCTCAGAGCCGGGTTTACTTTTGAACAGGCGATTAGCAGTGTTTCCTATGATTTGCCGGACCCTATCGGAACAGAGTTCAAACAAGTTTTTAGAGAAATTGAATTAGGAGATAGCATGGGGGCTGCATTGGACAGAATGGCAGAGCGAATGGAATCAAAAGATCTAGAGATGGTAAATGTGGCTGTAGCTATTCAGAAAAAGGTTGGGGGAAATTTAGCAACAATTTTAGATAATATTAGCGAAACCCTTAGAGAAAGAATGTTAATGAAAAAAAAGATTAATGCTTTAACTGCACAGGGAAGAATGAGTGGCATTATTATAACCTTGTTACCAATTTTTCTATTGCTTGTAATAACTGTCATTAACCCAGATTATATGGCACCGATGTGGACAACCACCTATGGACATGTGCTTTTGAGCATAGCGTTAGTTCTGGAAATAATAGGTTATGTCGTTATTAGAAAAATGATCGATATAAAGTTATAA
- a CDS encoding CpaF family protein, producing the protein MSLSERLKRAKTGGEVPNAITDIMDFTKKSEALKQSEELEGYKQSIHQVVIDEYNRQIRENDGDEQAVDVRLIISNAINDSGKTFTKARQEILTQEIYDDVMGLGPLESLLRDNSITEIMVNGPKDIYIENKGKIEKSSVTFKDDQHVLRIINRIVSPIGRRCDEANPMVDARLMDGSRINAIIPPVALNGPTITIRKFNSVPFQVKDLIDFNTLSFDMASFLESCVKGKCNVMVSGGTGSGKTTLLNVLSSYIPGNERIVTIEDAAELKLMQQHVIRLESRPPNIEGKGQVAIRDLVKNSLRMRPDRIIVGEVRSGEALDMLQAMNTGHDGSLATAHANNPRDMISRLETMVLMAGMDLPVKAIREQITSAIDIIVQQSRCRDGSRKITAISEVTGMEGDVVSLQDIFVFKQDGYDSSGRIRGKFVATGVRPYVAEGLRESGIMIKDEWFSKTG; encoded by the coding sequence ATGAGTTTATCTGAACGATTAAAAAGGGCTAAAACCGGTGGAGAAGTACCGAATGCAATTACAGATATAATGGATTTTACGAAAAAATCGGAGGCGTTGAAACAGTCGGAAGAGTTGGAAGGATATAAACAATCCATTCATCAGGTGGTTATTGACGAATACAATAGGCAAATTAGAGAAAATGATGGTGATGAGCAAGCCGTTGATGTTCGGTTAATTATCTCGAATGCGATCAATGATTCAGGAAAAACTTTTACGAAAGCAAGGCAGGAAATATTAACGCAGGAAATTTATGATGATGTTATGGGCTTAGGTCCACTGGAATCTTTGTTACGAGATAATAGTATAACAGAGATTATGGTAAATGGGCCAAAGGATATTTATATAGAGAATAAAGGGAAAATCGAAAAGTCAAGCGTTACCTTTAAGGATGACCAGCACGTTCTTCGAATTATTAACCGGATCGTGTCACCTATTGGAAGGCGTTGTGATGAGGCGAATCCAATGGTAGATGCAAGGCTTATGGATGGATCTAGGATCAATGCGATTATCCCGCCGGTAGCGCTGAATGGCCCTACCATAACCATAAGGAAGTTTAACTCGGTACCATTTCAGGTGAAAGACTTGATAGACTTCAACACACTATCTTTTGATATGGCATCTTTTTTAGAGTCTTGCGTTAAAGGAAAATGCAATGTGATGGTATCGGGAGGGACAGGTAGTGGAAAAACCACATTGTTGAATGTGCTTTCCAGTTATATACCGGGCAATGAAAGAATTGTAACTATAGAGGATGCGGCAGAACTTAAATTAATGCAGCAACATGTAATTAGACTGGAATCGCGACCTCCTAACATAGAAGGAAAGGGACAGGTAGCTATTAGGGATTTGGTGAAAAACTCTTTAAGAATGAGGCCGGACCGCATCATTGTAGGAGAGGTACGGTCAGGCGAAGCTCTGGATATGTTGCAGGCAATGAATACCGGCCATGATGGTTCGTTAGCTACAGCCCATGCCAACAATCCTCGTGATATGATTTCTCGGTTAGAAACCATGGTTTTAATGGCGGGGATGGATTTGCCTGTAAAAGCAATTCGGGAACAGATAACATCAGCGATCGACATTATTGTTCAACAATCTAGATGCAGAGATGGATCAAGAAAAATAACAGCGATATCAGAAGTTACGGGAATGGAGGGAGACGTGGTGAGTTTACAAGATATATTTGTGTTTAAGCAAGATGGGTACGACTCATCTGGACGAATACGAGGCAAGTTTGTGGCTACAGGTGTTAGACCTTACGTAGCAGAAGGGTTGAGAGAAAGTGGAATTATGATTAAAGACGAATGGTTCTCCAAAACAGGGTGA
- a CDS encoding AAA family ATPase produces the protein MAAKLMIFADAETSQHFHQMLSDEEFQIVSTTDDESQVLEKITQAKPEIAIIASNQLGTTTRVAQQIYLLRPSVTPVVITKEYNYEVMQQVMQAGIHYILPFQADKDALVAQIKGIRSNEMSRLAALQHTASSNYKSRVITVCRSKGGVGATSMAVNLATKLAQLKRRVAILDFDLEYGEVAYDMRLKPEKTIAELLEEQPTINADNVRKYMVTHTSGVSVLSAPESPEFVENISSSQTEKIVSVLRTYFDYIIIDTSIGFNSVNLSSFDLSSFVLFVTGMDLAALQRSKKGLSIVHSLVPSEKLKLVVAKEETGRVKLKDVSKTLEYPVFSSIPYDQKVANEAVNQGRPAVMEAPSSKISEAYEILAGELDSIGSESVTSGEKEESQKKRGKKKGFFKR, from the coding sequence ATGGCTGCAAAATTGATGATATTTGCCGATGCGGAAACATCACAACATTTCCATCAAATGTTGTCGGATGAAGAGTTTCAAATAGTGAGCACGACGGATGATGAAAGCCAGGTACTAGAGAAAATAACCCAGGCTAAGCCAGAAATAGCGATAATTGCTTCGAATCAGTTGGGAACAACAACCAGGGTAGCTCAACAAATTTACTTATTAAGACCCAGTGTAACCCCTGTTGTTATTACAAAAGAATATAATTATGAAGTGATGCAGCAGGTGATGCAGGCGGGGATTCATTATATTCTACCGTTTCAGGCGGATAAGGACGCATTGGTAGCTCAAATAAAAGGGATCCGAAGCAATGAAATGTCTCGGCTGGCAGCATTACAACATACAGCGAGCAGCAACTATAAATCGAGAGTAATAACGGTTTGTCGTTCTAAAGGCGGTGTAGGTGCTACCAGTATGGCTGTGAACCTTGCGACAAAACTTGCTCAGTTAAAGCGAAGAGTGGCAATACTGGATTTTGACTTGGAATATGGAGAAGTAGCTTATGATATGAGGTTAAAGCCAGAGAAAACAATTGCAGAATTATTAGAAGAGCAACCGACCATCAATGCGGATAATGTTAGGAAATACATGGTAACACATACCTCTGGGGTGAGTGTATTGTCAGCGCCGGAAAGTCCTGAGTTTGTAGAAAATATATCTTCGTCGCAAACAGAGAAAATTGTATCCGTATTAAGAACCTACTTTGACTATATTATTATTGATACAAGTATCGGATTCAATTCAGTGAATCTATCAAGTTTTGATCTATCTTCCTTTGTTTTATTTGTGACTGGGATGGATCTGGCAGCATTGCAGCGATCAAAAAAAGGATTATCTATTGTTCATTCGTTGGTTCCATCAGAAAAGCTAAAACTTGTAGTGGCAAAAGAAGAAACTGGACGGGTCAAATTGAAAGATGTATCTAAGACTCTGGAGTATCCTGTTTTTTCAAGCATTCCGTATGATCAAAAAGTAGCAAACGAAGCTGTTAACCAAGGAAGACCGGCCGTTATGGAAGCTCCTAGTTCTAAAATTTCTGAAGCTTATGAAATATTAGCTGGTGAATTAGATAGCATTGGTTCGGAATCTGTAACTTCCGGAGAAAAGGAAGAATCGCAAAAGAAAAGAGGAAAGAAAAAAGGATTCTTCAAACGATAG
- the cpaB gene encoding Flp pilus assembly protein CpaB: MKIVRISALLIAVLAFGYVLIFTGSDNDEGETVSSAEIYIAADEIPKQTVIQEEMIKALTVNIDSIENYHITDKEYIIGSVASENLYSGDVIRAERIDNTGYMSAGLGYIVPEGMRAITINVNYNTGLAGLLEVGNKVDVVTVFEAEGIDGVDSQGRLHFPEDSDAMAAALTLQNREVLALDQNIGANNEYIGSEYVTVTLLVTPTEAIETALFHTAGSSNWLVGRNQEDLEILDADLIKNVYFREIPFHNR, encoded by the coding sequence ATGAAGATAGTAAGAATTTCCGCATTACTGATAGCGGTGTTAGCCTTTGGTTATGTATTGATTTTCACCGGATCGGACAATGATGAAGGTGAAACCGTGAGCAGTGCAGAAATATACATAGCGGCAGATGAAATACCAAAACAAACGGTAATACAGGAAGAAATGATAAAAGCATTGACGGTAAATATTGACAGTATAGAGAACTATCATATAACGGACAAGGAATATATTATTGGGAGTGTTGCGTCTGAAAACCTTTACAGTGGCGATGTGATCAGAGCTGAAAGGATTGATAATACTGGCTATATGAGTGCGGGGCTTGGCTATATTGTTCCGGAAGGAATGAGAGCAATAACCATAAACGTGAACTACAATACAGGGTTGGCTGGATTGTTGGAAGTTGGTAATAAGGTAGATGTGGTTACCGTTTTTGAAGCGGAAGGGATAGATGGCGTAGACTCTCAGGGACGATTGCATTTTCCTGAAGATAGTGACGCGATGGCAGCAGCACTGACATTGCAAAATAGAGAAGTGCTAGCACTAGATCAGAATATAGGTGCTAATAATGAGTATATAGGCAGTGAATATGTGACGGTTACGCTCTTGGTAACACCTACAGAAGCCATTGAAACAGCACTTTTTCATACAGCAGGAAGTAGTAATTGGTTGGTGGGAAGAAATCAGGAAGACTTGGAAATACTTGATGCTGACTTGATTAAAAATGTCTATTTTAGAGAAATTCCATTTCATAACAGATAG
- a CDS encoding TadE family protein: protein MNPLKEKRGQAILEYVLVAPLFLAAFLMVIDVGWVSYQRVLFDYTVRHASWEWRPSGATQNIVLNGHQRVFSGSVANDALRDQLINENNLTSHLRTSDITVRNGRINVYPGVKFQRHKTRFGSDDGRRRLVNMETKADVDYIMRPITPVGRTLLGNEIPTSRSMYKLYNIQSRR, encoded by the coding sequence TTGAATCCGTTAAAAGAAAAACGTGGACAGGCGATACTGGAGTATGTACTGGTAGCACCCTTGTTTCTGGCCGCTTTTTTAATGGTGATTGATGTGGGCTGGGTGAGTTATCAAAGAGTTTTATTTGATTATACAGTTCGACATGCTAGTTGGGAATGGAGGCCGAGTGGTGCTACTCAAAATATAGTGTTGAACGGACATCAAAGGGTGTTTTCTGGAAGTGTTGCTAATGATGCCCTTCGAGATCAATTGATTAACGAGAATAACTTGACTAGCCACTTAAGAACCAGCGACATTACAGTTCGGAATGGCAGGATAAATGTATATCCAGGGGTGAAATTTCAAAGGCACAAAACGAGATTTGGCTCTGATGATGGGAGGAGGCGCTTGGTCAACATGGAAACGAAAGCGGATGTGGATTATATTATGAGGCCAATAACACCGGTAGGAAGGACGCTTCTTGGAAATGAAATACCAACAAGCAGAAGCATGTATAAATTATATAACATACAGTCAAGAAGATAA
- a CDS encoding TadE/TadG family type IV pilus assembly protein, which yields MIRKHLKSEKGQSLVEFALVLPILLILMSFTLDMAQAINSKMNVQHLAGEMVKAHTYFHRGGIENPGEHLSFDSRDDLIDHLVSESPLNEDGLTYKIIEGEVRDRTYVGKYWESSGNPGESRRFYGAHNTDTIQYITVEIEYTMDFGMFMTKAAFGDNIILSDKLTAAMYLGSDGDWPDPI from the coding sequence ATGATTAGAAAACATCTTAAATCTGAAAAAGGACAAAGTCTAGTGGAGTTTGCTTTAGTACTACCTATTTTGCTAATATTGATGAGCTTTACCCTTGATATGGCCCAAGCTATTAATAGTAAAATGAATGTTCAGCATCTGGCGGGAGAAATGGTAAAGGCACATACGTATTTTCATCGAGGTGGGATTGAAAATCCGGGAGAACATTTGTCTTTTGATTCACGAGATGATTTGATTGACCATCTTGTGAGCGAATCGCCATTAAATGAAGACGGATTGACCTACAAGATCATCGAGGGAGAAGTGCGAGATAGGACCTATGTTGGGAAATATTGGGAATCGTCAGGCAACCCGGGGGAAAGTAGAAGGTTCTATGGAGCTCACAACACGGATACAATTCAGTATATAACCGTGGAAATTGAATACACGATGGATTTTGGTATGTTTATGACTAAAGCGGCATTTGGAGATAACATTATTTTATCAGACAAACTTACAGCGGCGATGTATCTTGGATCAGACGGAGATTGGCCGGATCCTATTTAA
- a CDS encoding Flp family type IVb pilin, with amino-acid sequence MKRKLAWIFTCSDEIGQGLVEYALIMILVSVIAVTILGEIGDIVKDFFGIADYLSP; translated from the coding sequence ATGAAACGAAAATTGGCTTGGATTTTCACTTGCAGCGATGAGATAGGGCAGGGGCTGGTGGAGTATGCACTTATAATGATTTTGGTTTCAGTAATAGCAGTAACTATTTTAGGGGAAATAGGTGATATTGTTAAAGATTTTTTTGGAATTGCAGATTATTTAAGTCCATAA
- a CDS encoding prepilin peptidase has protein sequence MESFLFFFAGFIGWQAGKNISKLTNAIINWKQSKRTETYRVYREEKKGDKRIDTVLLVIGAYVSIFLLPVGEALFSILMSVLGLLLIRIDQRIRIIPNELVLLLFIVGCMKQVMSNGIFGLGEGLIAVVATMGILIFAAFIHKFFSGAMGVGAGDIKLMMALAMILGIHQLPGLLLGISATLILYLGYLKMTAGFFLKQSFPMALQIMGGFMLALHQNWILDFIAVAIR, from the coding sequence ATGGAAAGTTTTCTGTTTTTCTTCGCTGGTTTCATAGGGTGGCAGGCTGGGAAGAATATATCTAAGCTAACGAATGCAATTATTAACTGGAAGCAGTCAAAAAGAACAGAAACATACAGGGTTTACCGAGAAGAAAAAAAAGGTGACAAAAGAATAGATACAGTTCTATTGGTAATAGGAGCCTATGTATCCATATTTCTTTTACCGGTAGGGGAAGCTCTTTTTTCCATCCTGATGAGTGTGTTGGGTCTTCTGCTAATACGAATTGATCAACGGATCAGAATTATTCCGAATGAACTAGTACTACTTTTATTTATAGTGGGTTGCATGAAACAAGTAATGAGTAATGGCATTTTTGGCCTGGGCGAAGGATTGATCGCTGTTGTAGCAACGATGGGAATATTGATCTTTGCAGCATTTATCCATAAGTTTTTTTCTGGTGCTATGGGAGTTGGTGCTGGAGATATCAAGCTAATGATGGCACTTGCGATGATTTTGGGAATCCACCAGCTCCCCGGTTTACTTTTGGGAATCAGCGCTACATTAATCCTTTACTTGGGATACCTTAAAATGACAGCAGGTTTTTTCTTAAAGCAAAGCTTTCCAATGGCATTACAGATCATGGGTGGGTTTATGCTGGCATTACATCAAAATTGGATTTTAGATTTTATTGCAGTGGCAATAAGGTGA
- a CDS encoding Flp family type IVb pilin has product MNWLLKEESGQGMVEYGLILVLVSVVAITMLTNIGTQLESQFKDIWKTLGGESTP; this is encoded by the coding sequence ATGAATTGGTTATTAAAAGAGGAATCAGGTCAAGGGATGGTAGAATACGGGTTGATTTTAGTACTTGTATCGGTAGTAGCGATAACGATGCTAACAAATATTGGAACCCAGTTGGAAAGTCAGTTTAAGGATATTTGGAAAACGCTAGGCGGTGAGTCAACTCCTTAA
- a CDS encoding Flp family type IVb pilin has product MNWLLKEESGQGMVEYGLILVLVSVVAITMLTNIGTQLESQFKDIWKTLGGESTP; this is encoded by the coding sequence ATGAATTGGTTATTAAAAGAGGAATCAGGTCAAGGGATGGTAGAATACGGATTGATTTTAGTACTTGTATCGGTAGTAGCGATAACGATGCTAACAAATATTGGAACCCAGTTGGAAAGTCAGTTTAAGGATATTTGGAAAACGCTAGGCGGTGAGTCAACCCCTTAA
- a CDS encoding alanine/glycine:cation symporter family protein: protein MEMIDMIIHFSLETSAFIGKLVWGTPFLILMLGTGFYLTVRLGFLQFTHMGFAWRNTFGKMFQKNSDADDTGSITSFQSLTSAMAATIGVGNIAGVATAIVLGGPGAIFWMWVSALLGMATKFGEATLGVKFRNINSDGSYSGGVMQYIENGIGAHFKWLAVLYALFAGLAAFGIGNMVQSNTVAVAMEEFGVSPKISGLIIMGMVGLVTLGGIVRIARTAEMVVPAMSFLYLSGSFAILLLNYSAIPQAFQSIFYYAFNPYAAGAGGAGVAVSQTIRFGVARGVFSNEAGLGGSSIVHAQAKNVPVGQGLWGLWEVFVDTMIVCTMTALVILTTGVLDSGLTGAELTAAAFHHSLPGPGGYIILISIVFFAYTTMLTWCYYGEKSWEYLFGKSIVMPYRILFLLFLYIGANYELQTVWNFSDTLNGLMIAPNLIALLLLAGVLVVEKENFLNKHL, encoded by the coding sequence ATGGAAATGATTGATATGATTATTCATTTTTCTTTAGAAACCAGTGCTTTTATCGGTAAGCTAGTTTGGGGAACACCTTTTTTAATTTTAATGCTCGGAACTGGATTTTATTTAACCGTTCGTTTAGGCTTTCTTCAGTTTACTCATATGGGCTTTGCATGGCGAAATACCTTCGGCAAGATGTTTCAAAAAAATTCTGATGCTGATGACACCGGCTCCATTACTTCCTTTCAATCATTAACTTCCGCCATGGCTGCAACTATCGGAGTGGGAAATATCGCCGGTGTTGCAACAGCCATTGTTTTAGGTGGCCCTGGAGCTATTTTCTGGATGTGGGTGTCTGCTCTTCTCGGCATGGCAACCAAGTTTGGTGAAGCTACTTTAGGAGTAAAGTTTAGGAATATCAACTCTGATGGCTCTTATTCCGGCGGAGTAATGCAGTATATCGAAAATGGAATTGGAGCTCACTTCAAATGGTTAGCGGTTTTATATGCGCTGTTCGCCGGATTAGCCGCCTTCGGTATAGGCAATATGGTGCAATCCAATACCGTGGCTGTAGCAATGGAAGAATTTGGTGTTTCTCCTAAAATATCCGGACTTATTATTATGGGAATGGTTGGTCTAGTTACCCTCGGAGGGATTGTTAGAATCGCACGAACGGCAGAAATGGTAGTTCCAGCAATGTCTTTTTTATACCTTTCAGGTTCTTTTGCTATCCTACTCTTAAATTACTCAGCTATTCCACAAGCTTTTCAAAGCATCTTCTACTACGCTTTTAATCCTTATGCTGCTGGCGCTGGCGGAGCCGGCGTTGCCGTTTCTCAGACTATCCGTTTCGGTGTTGCTCGAGGTGTATTTTCCAACGAAGCTGGACTGGGCGGATCTTCTATTGTTCACGCCCAGGCAAAAAATGTTCCTGTCGGACAGGGGCTTTGGGGTTTGTGGGAAGTATTTGTCGATACAATGATTGTTTGTACTATGACCGCCTTGGTTATCCTGACAACAGGAGTTCTCGATTCTGGTCTTACTGGTGCAGAATTAACAGCCGCCGCTTTTCATCATAGTTTACCAGGACCAGGTGGCTATATTATTTTGATCTCCATTGTATTTTTCGCTTATACCACCATGCTTACCTGGTGCTATTATGGTGAAAAAAGTTGGGAATACTTATTCGGGAAGAGCATAGTGATGCCTTACCGAATTCTTTTCTTGCTTTTTTTATATATTGGCGCCAACTATGAATTACAAACTGTCTGGAATTTTTCAGACACACTCAATGGGCTGATGATTGCTCCAAACTTAATTGCACTACTATTACTAGCTGGTGTTCTTGTTGTCGAAAAAGAAAATTTTCTTAATAAACATCTATAA